Proteins encoded in a region of the Pristis pectinata isolate sPriPec2 chromosome 16, sPriPec2.1.pri, whole genome shotgun sequence genome:
- the LOC127578986 gene encoding LOW QUALITY PROTEIN: RNA-binding protein 12-like (The sequence of the model RefSeq protein was modified relative to this genomic sequence to represent the inferred CDS: inserted 3 bases in 3 codons) → MSKGPPPINPDDLYVHVYGMPFTAMESDVREFFHGLRIDAVHMMKDHLGRNNRDAMVKFYGPSDTFEALKRHGKMMMGQRFANVFPATERQWLNATAGFNAPKSMGPPPSIGHYGQNLPPFHTSRSESPSRRERSRSRSPHEKEFCVYLKGLPYEAENKHIMEFFNKLELIEDSIYIAYXPNGRATGERFVEXKNPTDYQAALCRHKQYMGSRFIQVHPIXKKAMLEKLEIIQKRTHNLCRVSKREK, encoded by the exons ATGAGTAAGGGACCACCACCAATTAATCCAGATGACTTGTATGTCCATGTCTATGGGATGCCATTCACTGCAATGGAATCAGACGTGAGAGAATTTTTTCATGGACTTCGAATTGATGCTGTGCACATGATGAAAGACCATTTAGGACGCAATAACAGAGATGCAATGGTGAAGTTTTATGGCCCCTCGGACACTTTTGAAGCTCTGAAACGACATGGAAAAATGATGATGGGCCAGCGATTTGCCAATGTATTCCCTGCAACAGAGAGACAATGGTTGAATGCTACAGCTGGCTTTAATGCACCCAAAAGCATGGGCCCTCCTCCAAGCATAGGGCATTATGGACAAAACCTGCCACCATTTCACACATCTCGGTCTGAATCTCCAAGCCGGCGCGAGCGATCACGATCACGTTCTCCTCACGAGAAGGAGTTCTGTGTCTATTTGAAAGGTTTACCATATGAAGCTGAAAACAAACACATAATGGAATTTTTCAATAAGTTGGAGCTCATAGAGGATAGCATCTACATAGCCT GACCAAATGGAAGAGCAACTGGTGAAAGGTTTGTGG TTAAAAATCCCACTGATTATCAAGCAGCATTGTGCCGCCACAAGCAGTACATGGGCAGTCGCTTCATCCAGGTGCACCCTA ACAAAAAGGCAATGTTAGAGAAGTTGGAAATTATTCAGAAAAGAACACACAATTTGTGCAGAGTGAGCAAAAGAGAGAAGTAA